From the genome of Salvelinus fontinalis isolate EN_2023a chromosome 20, ASM2944872v1, whole genome shotgun sequence, one region includes:
- the LOC129817363 gene encoding E3 ubiquitin-protein ligase rnf146-like, giving the protein MASCGEVDHSVDSVSSSKVEDGGDAFTGDSPSSPTPSANPVPECAICLQTCVHPVRLPCRHVFCFLCVKGASWHSKRCALCRQEVPEDFLEHPTLLSPEELKAAAAGGRGGTGPGSAGGDHAWYYEGRNGWWQYDERTSRELEDAFAKGRKSAEMLIAGFLYVADLENMVQYRRNEHGRRRRMKRDVVDIPKKGVAGLRLDPDPTPPVVAVAAVPVTAATVERPSSADGEDVTGRSQAGGLGVVIPAPPVRPPTVLGAHPATAASISLEGSLSQLLISQPEGEEEENQEVASRISQVYESASGSSEDEDGAGDEVGRGWDRERGGREVGSRRRPRHRLLQRRLREVQPDRLPPGGGSSSGGLSVRSRSPDGQCTVTEV; this is encoded by the coding sequence ATGGCGAGCTGTGGTGAGGTGGACCACTCAGTGGACTCTGTGTCCTCCTCAAAGGTGGAAGACGGAGGGGACGCCTTCACTGGTGACTCCCCCAGCTCACCTACCCCCTCGGCCAACCCTGTGCCGGAGTGTGCCATCTGCCTCCAGACCTGTGTCCACCCGGTTCGCCTGCCCTGCCGCCACGTTTTCTGTTTTCTGTGTGTGAAAGGAGCCTCCTGGCACAGCAAGCGCTGCGCTCTTTGCCGACAGGAAGTACCTGAGGACTTCCTGGAGCATCCCACTCTTCTGTCCCCAGAGGAGCTGAAGGCAGCAGCCGCAGGAGGGCGAGGAGGAACCGGGCCGGGGAGCGCTGGGGGAGACCATGCATGGTACTACGAGGGGAGGAACGGCTGGTGGCAGTATGACGAGAGGACCAGCCGTGAGCTGGAGGACGCTTTCGCCAAGGGCAGGAAGAGCGCCGAGATGCTGATTGCTGGCTTCCTGTACGTGGCTGACCTGGAGAACATGGTGCAGTACCGCCGCAACGAGCACGGTCGCCGCCGACGCATGAAGCGTGATGTGGTAGACATTCCCAAAAAGGGCGTGGCCGGACTCAGACTGGACCCTGACCCCACCCCACCAGTTGTTGCCGTGGCAGCTGTTCCGGTCACAGCGGCAACAGTGGAACGGCCAAGCTCTGCTGATGGGGAGGATGTGACTGGACGGTCGCAGGCGGGTGGCTTAGGGGTTGTCATCCCGGCTCCTCCAGTCAGACCCCCCACAGTCCTGGGGGCCCACCCTGCCACCGCAGCCTCCATCTCCCTTGAAGGCTCTCTGTCCCAGCTCCTCATCAGCCAaccagagggggaggaagaggagaatcaAGAGGTAGCTTCAAGAATAAGCCAGGTGTACGAGTCAGCATCTGGTAGCAGTGAGGATGAGGATGGTGCTGGTGATGAAGTAGGGCGGGGGTGggatagggaaagggggggacgAGAAGTTGGGTCTCGACGGAGGCCCAGACATAGACTCCTACAGCGCCGGCTCAGGGAGGTCCAGCCTGACAGACTGCCACCTGGTGGTGGGTCCTCCAGCGGAGGCCTCAGTGTGCGCTCACGCAGCCCTGACGGTCAATGCACTGTCACTGAGGTGTGA
- the cenpw gene encoding centromere protein W, with protein sequence MLKKVPKATLKSLMKKKANIRIGTAADAMVELNVLLFLHSLAEEARTKAFEEKSATIKAHHVKAVSKKLLKQARG encoded by the exons ATGTTGAAAAAGGTGCCCAAGGCTACATTAAAGTCTCTAATGAAGAAGAAAGCCAACATTCGTATAGGCACAGCCGCAGATGCAATG GTTGAGCTGAACGTGCTGCTATTTCTGCATAGCCTCGCAGAAGAGGCGAGGACGAAAGCTTTTGAGGAGAAATCGGCTACTATCAAAGCACACCACGTCAAAGCAGTATCCAAG AAACTGCTTAAACAAGCacgagggtga